The Pseudomonas fulva 12-X sequence CAAGGCGCGCGCCGAGCAGCGCCGCAAGGGGCTGGGGTCGGCCGAGACCGTGGCGCAGTTCGGCGCCCAGTTCAAACTGTTCAGCCAGAGCATCACCAACGCCCTGGCGCTGGCCCAGGACCCGGAGAAGTGCGACGAACAGTTGTCGCGCCTGTTGGTGCAGCTCGAGGAGCTGGAAAGCCAGTTTGGCGATCACGAACAGTTTCTCGGTGACATCCTCGCCAAGCGCGAGGAGCTGCTGGAAACCTTCGAGGCGCACAAGCAGAGCCTGCTCGACGAGCGTCAGCGCAAGGCCCAGGGCCTGCTCGATGCCGCGCGGCGGATTCTCGACAGCCTTGGCCGGCGTACCGCCAAGTTCACCGAGGCCCAGGAACTCAACGCCTTCTTCGCCGCCGACCCGCTGATCCTCAAGTTGCGCGAACTGGCCGAGCGCCTGCGTGAGCTCAAGGACAGCGTCAAGGCCGATGATGTCGAGGCGCGCCTCAAGGGCGCCCGCGACCAGGCGGTGCGCGCGCTGCGCGACAAGAGCGAGCTGTTCGAGGCCGGCGGCGACGTCATCAAGCTGGGGCCACGCCACCGTTTCGCGGTCAATACCCAGGAGCTCGACCTGACCCTGCTGCCCCGTGGCGACGGGCTGTTCCTGCACCTGACCGGCACCGACTTTCTCGAGCCGCTGCATGATGCCGAGCTCGACGGCCTGCGTGATTACTGGCAGGTCAGCCTGGAGTCCGAGTCGGCCGCGCTGTACCGCGGCGAATACCTGGCCGGCCTGGTGCTCGACGCGGCGGTGAACAACACCGACGGCCTGAGCCTGGCTCAGCTCAAGGCGCACATGAGTCAGCCCGATGAGCTGATCAAGCGTATCCGCGAGTTCGCCGCGCCGCGCTACAAGGAGGGTTACCAGAAGGGCATCCACGACCAGGACGCCATGGCCATTCTGCTGCGTCTGCTGGCGCTGCGCGAGGCGGCTGGCCTGCTCACCTATTCGCCACGGGGCCGCGGCCTGGCGCTGTTCTTCTGGAACCGCTGGCACGAAGACGTGGAGGCCGCCCACTGGCCGGAGCGTGCCCGCACCTGCGCCAACATCCGCCAGCTGTTCGGCCGCGACGACGGCATCCGCCAGCTACGCGAGGAAGTGCTCAAGGCGCTGCACGGTTTTCTCGTCCGCCACCCGATGCCGTTCGACGCCGCGCTGCAGCGCGAGGCGGCCGAATACCTGGTCGAGGAGCTGGCCGCCCCGCGCATCGAATTCGTGGTCAGCAAGTACGCCCGCGACCTGTTCGATGGCCTGCGCCAGCACCTGGAAGCGGCCCATATGTGGGAGGGCTACCTGCAGGCCCAGGAGCGCCTGCGTGGGCGCCCGGACCAGCGTTGGGCGCTGGCCGAGAACTGGCTGCAGGCCTACTGCGCGCAGCAGGGCCAGGAACACCTGACGGCCTACGTGCCGGAGGCCGTGGCCCTTGGTTTGATCGACAGCGACCTGCCGCAGCGCGTCACCGAGGCTGACCTGCAGGTGCGCGTCGAGGGGCTGCTGGGCGACCACCCACGCATCCAGGACGGCACCCTGAGTTTCGCCCTGCACGATTTCTTCCAGCGCCTGCGTCACCATCGCGAAACCTGCCTGCCCGAGTTGCAGCGTTACCAGAGCCTGCGTCAGGAGGTGGTCAACCGCGAGCGCACGGCGCTGCGCCTGAGCGAGTTCAAGCCGCGGCCGCTGTCGTCGTTCGTGCGTAACAAGCTGATCAACGACGTGTACCTGGGCTTTATCGGCGACAACCTGGCCAAGCAGATGGGCACCGCTGGCGAGAACAAACGCACCGACCTGATGGGCCTGCTGATGCTCATCTCGCCGCCCGGCTACGGCAAGACCACGCTGATGGAGTACGTGGCCCATCGCCTGGGGCTGATCTTCATGAAGATCAACGGCCCGGCCCTCGGCCACGAGGTGCGCTCCATCGACCCGGCCCAGGCGCCGGACGCCACCTCGCGCCAGGAGCTGGAAAAGCTCAACCTGGCGCTGGAAATGGGCAACAACGTGATGCTTTATGTCGATGACATCCAGCACACCCACCCCGAATTCCTGCAGAAATTCATCTCGCTGTGTGACGGCACGCGGCGCATCGAAGGCGTGTGGAAGGGCAAGACCAAGACCTACGACATGCGCGGCAAGAAGTTCTGCGTGGTGATGAGCGGCAACCCGTACACCGAGTCCGGCGACGTGTTCAAGATCCCCGACATGCTCGCCAACCGCGCCGACATCTACAACCTGGGCGATACCCTGGGCGGCATGCAGGAAGCCTTCGCGCTGTCCTACATCGAGAACAGTCTGACCTCCAACCCGGTGCTGGCGCCCCTGGCCACCCGCGACATGGCCGATGTTTACCGTTTTGTCGCCAAGGCCGAGGGCAAGCCGTTCTCGGCCAACGAGCTGTCGCACAGCTACAGCGGCGCCGAGATCAACGAGATCGTCGCCACCCTGCAGCGCCTGATGCAAGTGCGCGAGGTGGTCGGCCGGGTCAACCAGCAGTACATCGTCAGCGCCGCCCAGGCCGACCAGTATCGCACCGAGCCGCCGTTCAAGCTGCAGGGCAGCTACCGCAACATGAACAAGATGGCCGAGAAGATCAGCTCGGTGATGAACGAGAGCGAGCTGCTGCAACTGATTGCCGATCACTACCAGGGCGAGTCGCAACTGCTGACCACCGGTGCCGAGGAAAACCTGCTCAAGCTCGCCGAGCTGCGTGGCAACCAGACGCCCGAGCAGGCCGAACGCTGGGCGCAGATCAAGCGCGACTTCATGCGCAATAAGGCCATGGGCGGCAGCGACTCGGACGTCGGCGCCCGTGTGGTGGCGCAGCTCAACGACCTGGTCGAGGGCGTGCGCGGCCTGGCCCGTAGCGAGCCGACGGCGCCGGCGGCTGCCGCCGTGCCCTGGCAGGAGTTGCTGGCCGGCCTGGAACGGCTGCGCGAAGTGCCGCCCCGGGTCGAGGTGGCCGTGCAGGCTACGCCGCAGCCCGGCATCCAGGCGCTGCTCGAGCGACTGGCCGATAGCCTGCAGGACGGCGTGCTGCCGCTGATCAACGCCATGGACAAGAAGATCGACATCGACCTGGGGACTCACAAGCGCATGGGCGACATGGCCCAGCAACTGCGTGAGATCGCCCGGATGATGGGGCAGGGCGGCGAGGCGCCGTGACGCTCTGGCTGTTGCCGCGCCTGAAACTGCTGTTCGGTATCGCTGCGGTGATGGTCGTGCTGCAACTGATCAACAGCCTGGACGGCTACAGCCTCAACCGCTTCGGGCTGATCCCGCGCGAGGTGCAGGCGCTGCCGGGCATCGCCCTGGCGCCCTGGTTGCACGGCAGCTGGCTGCACCTGTTCGGCAACCTCAGCGGCTTCATGGTGCTGGGCGCCTTGGCGCTGCTGGAGTCGCGGGCCGAATTCATCCGCGCCAGCCTGTTCATCATCGTCTTCAGTGGCGTGCTGGTCTGGCTGTTCGGGCGCACCGGCATCCATGTCGGCTCCAGTGGCTGGCTGTTCGGTTTGTGGGGGCTGTTGCTGGGCCGCGCCTGGTTTCGCCGCAGCCTTGCCGACCTGCTGCTGGCGGCCCTGGCGCTGGTGCTGTACGGCGGCTTTTTCTACGGCCTGCTGCCCCAGCAGGGCGTGTCGTTCGAATACCACCTGGCCGGCGCACTGTGCGGTGGCCTGTACGCCTCATGGCAACGCGGCGGCCAGAAACGTCGCACTCGAAAACGGCCTCGACAAGGTTAAAAATGGATTTCAATCGCCTCGACCAACACCTGCGTGACAGCCTCGTCGACCTCAGGCTCAGCAACGAAGAGCGCGACGAGCTGCGCGAACTGGGCAACGACCTGACGCCCGACCAGGTGCGCTACATGCGCAACCGCGCCTTCGACTTGGTGCGCGAACTGATCACCGACCCGGACAACGCCGTGTCGGCCCTGAAATGGCTGGAGCAGGTGATCAAGACACTGGAGGTGCGCTGCTCACCGATACGTGGCCAGAGCAGTGTGCATTTCAGCCCCGGCGAAAGCTGCCGCCAGCGCATCCGCGACCTGTGCCGCCAGGCCAAGGAATCGGTAGACGTGTGCGTATTCACCATCTCCGACGACCAGCTCAGCGACGAGCTGATCGCCGTGCACCGCCGTGGCCTGGCCGTGCGCATCATCAGCGACAGCGAAAAGCGCTTCGACGTCGGTAGCGACATCCAGCAACTGATCGATGCTGGCGTGCCGCTCCGAATCGACAACAGCCCGTTCCACATGCACCACAAGTTCGCTTTATTCGACGGTCGTCTTCTGCTCAACGGCAGCTTCAACTGGACGCGCAGCGCCAGTACCAGCAACGAGGAGAACCTGCTGGTGACCGACGATCCGCACCTGGTCGCCGAGTATCGCCGTGAGTTCGAGATGCTCTGGGCGCGCTATCGCCCGAGTTGATCGTTCAGCGCCGCAGTGCCGGCAGAAATGCCAGCAGGCTCGCTGGCAACTGCCGGCGCAACGCCTCGCTCATCGCGTCGCGGCGCTTCTGGTAGAGCAGGCCGAGGCCCATCACGCCGAGGCCGATCAGGCTGACCACCACCGGGAACAGCAGCGAATCCTCGAACACGTCGTGGGCCAGGTAGCCGAGATAGCCGGCCACGCCCAGGGCGCCGAAGACCATGAACAGCGGGCGGCGCAGCATTATCGACAGGCCGATCAGGCCCAGGTTGATCAGGCAGTAAAGCGCCTTGCCCAGCTCGCTGCCGCTGTCCATCAGGCTCAGGCCGCCCCAGAACGCCGTCAACCCGGCCAGGTAACCCCAGAAGGCGTAATCGCGCCTGCTGCGCCCGTCCACCAGCAAGCTGGCGAGCAGAATCACCAGGCCGAACCACAGCGACACCTCGCGGCGTTGCTCCCAGCTGAAGTATTCGCCATGCAGCAGCTCGCTGAGGTCCATGGACATGAACCAAAGCGCCACGGCCATCGGCATGACGATGAATGGGAAGGGCAGCAGGCGCAGCACCAGCAGGCCGACCAGCACCGTCGCCACTTCCATGACCAGCCAGCCGCCCTGCACGTAGCGGTAGTAATCGATGTAGTCCGCCTGCGCGTCATCCAGGGGCCACAGGCCCAGCAGCCTTTGTGCGGCGAACACCACCAGCGGTGTCAGGCTCACCGCCACGGCGCCGAGCAGACCGCCGGGAATCGGCTGGCCGCGGCGCCACAGGCTGCGCCCGCAGAGCAGCAATAGCAGCAGATAAGCCGCGCTGATCACCAGCAGCGCCAGGTCGCCGATGTTCATCCAGGCTTCGGTGAGCAGCCAGCCCATGGCGCCCATGATCAGCAGGGCGCCAAAGTAGTAGGCGATATGGGAGAGCTGGAAGCTGGGGCGCTCAGTGGGCGTCTGCTGCAGAAAGGCCAGCAGCGCCTGGTCCTGGCCGGGCTGCAGGACGCCGGCCTGGACGGCGCGGCTGAGGTCACTGGAATCAACATTCAGCTTCATGGGTGGACGTCCTGTCTTGGTGCCGATGCCCGGAAACTGCAGCGTGGCACCCAGGCGTTGCGCCTGGGCGTGTTCGATCAATGCTTGCGCGGTACGGCCTTGAGCAGCTCGTCCGGTGGCGTCTCGCACTGGATCTTGCGGCCGATCAGTTCCTCGATCGGTGGCAGGGCGAAGGCGTCGTCCTCGCCGGCGAAGCTGATCGAGGTGCCACTGGTGCCGGCGCGGCCGGTACGGCCGATGCGGTGCACGTAGTCGTCCGGGTCTTCCGGCAGAGTGAAGTTGATTACGTGGCTGATTCCGTCGACATGGATGCCGCGGCCGGCCACGTCGGTGGCCACCAGCACGCGGATATGCCCGGCGCGGAAGCCTTCAAGCACCTTGATGCGCTTTTGCTGCGGCACGTCGCCGGACATCTGCGCGGCGCTGACGCCATCACGGGTCAGGCGCTCCTCGATACGGCGCACCTCGTCCTTGCGGTTGGCGAACACCATCACGCGGGTCCAGTCGTTCTGCACGATAAGGTTGTAGAGCAGCTTGTACTTGTCCGCCGAGGCGACGGCGTAGACGTGCTGTTCCACCGTGTCGCTGGCCACGTTTTCCGGCTCGATCTCGACGATGGCCGGGTTGGTGGTCCACTGCTTGGCCAGGTTCATCACATCGTCGGTGAAGGTGGCGGAGAACAGCAGGGTCTGGCGCTCGCCCTTCATCGGGGTCTGGCGGATGATCTGGCGGACCTGGGGAATGAAGCCCATGTCGAGCATGCGGTCGGCTTCGTCGAGCACCATCACCTCGACCATGTCCAGGTGCACTTCGCCGCGCTGGTTGAAGTCCAGCAGGCGGCCCGGCGTTGCCACCAGAATGTCGCAGAAGCGCGACTCCAGGCTCTTGAGCTGCTTGTCGAAGTCCATGCCGCCGACGAAGCTCATCACGTTGAGGCCTGTGTACTTGGTCAGCTCCTTGGCGTCCTTGGCGATCTGCACCACCAGCTCGCGGGTCGGCGCGATGATCAGCGCCCGCGGCTCGCCCATGTAGCGTTCCTTGGGCGGCGGCGTCTGTTGCAGCTGGGTGATGATCGAGATCAGGAAGGCGGCGGTCTTGCCGGTGCCGGTCTGGGCGCGGCCAATAGCGTCCTGGCCCTTGAGGGTATAACCCAGTACGCCGGCCTGGATCGGCGTGCAGTACGGGAAGCCCAGATCGTGGATGGCGTGCATCAGCTCCGGCGACAATTTGAAATCATGGAAGCGGGTCTTGCCGGGGGCCGGCTCGACCTGAAAGTCCTCGAGCTTCCAGGTATCCACCGGCTTGGGCGCGCGTTCGCGGCGCGGCTTGGCGGGTTTGCTCGGCGGCTTCTGCTCGGCGCTGGCGGCTTCTTTGGGCGGGCGCGGCTGGCGCTCCTCACGGGGAGCGGCGGCAGGGGGCGAAGTGGCTTCGAGGCTCGGGGAGACTGAGCTGTGTGGCTCATTTTCGGCTTTGCCGAATATTTTTTTGAGTGCTTTGAGCACGGTCATCTCGTCGATTGATTAAGGAATGAACGCCAGCCAGTGTAAAGCAAGACGCGGGCAGGGCGAAGTACTCTGCCACCGGCGTCATGCGCGGCTGTCGATCAGTTCCTGGGCAGGCTGGCGAGCAGCAGGCGCTGGACGTTGCCGCCCATGATCGCGGCGATATCGGCGCGGTTGAAACCGGCGCCGAGCAGGCCTTCGGTCAGTTGCGCCAGGCCGGTGACGTCGAAGGGTGCGTGGATGGTGCCGTTGAAGTCCGAGCCCAGGGCCACGTGCTCCACGCCCACCAGGTCCGCTGTGTAGCGGATCGCCTTGACGATGGCCGCTACCGAGGTGGCGCACACCGCCGTGTCCCAGTAACCGATACCGATCACCCCGCCGGTGGCAGCGATGGCGCGGATATGCCGGTCGCTGAGGTTGCGGGGTCCGGGGCAGGTGCCCTCGACGCCGCCGTGGGACACCAGCACCGGGCGCGTGGCCATGGCCAGCACGTCGTCCATCAGCGGACGTGAGGCGTGGGCCAGGTCGATCAGCATGGACTTTTCTTCCAGACGCGCGATGACCTTACGGCCGAACGGCGTCAGCCCGCCCTTGTTCAGGCCATGGGCCGAGCCGCCGACCTCGTTATCGAAGAAGTGGGTCAACCCGGCCATGCGAAAGCCGGCGTCGTAGAGGCGGTCGAGGTTTTCCAGCTGGCCTTCCAGTGGGTGCAGGCCTTCGGTGGCCAAGAGGGTAGCGACGCGCTGCGGGTCCTGCTTCCAGGCCTGCAGGAAATTCCTCAGATCCTGACGTGTGCGGATCTCTACCATCCGGCCGTCGCTGCCGGTCGCTGCTTCATGAAGTTTTTCGGCCTGGTACAGGGCGCGCTGCAGCAGGCTGTTCCAGGTCGCCCGCGGCCAGCGTTGGGCCATGGCGAGCAGGGTGATGGTGTCGCTGTCGGCGCCGTTGCTTTCGTAGTTCAGCCCGCGGGGCGATTTGGTGACCGTGGAGAAGACCTGCAAACCGACGCGCCCGTCGAGCATGCGCGGCAGGTCCGAGTGGCCGTAGCTGTAGCGCTTGAGCAGGTCGCGCTCCCAGAGCAGAGCGTCATCGTGCAGGTCGGCGATAAACAGGGTGTCGTGCAGGCGTGTGGCCGCTTCGCCGGCGGGGTAGGGCGCCGGTGATTCGACGCTGTTCATGCGTCGGTCGAGCACGCTGGGCAGGGTGAAGAACACCGCGGCGGCAAGGCCTAGAACAATCGGGACGATTAGCAGGCGCTTGCGCATGGTGGCTTTCCAAAAAAACGGTGGCCGTCAGCTTGTCACGCGCTCACGGCAATTCAATGACAGAGCCGGTTGCGGCCGCTGTTCTTGGCTTTGTACAGGGCCTTGTCGGCGCGGGCGATCAAGCCGGCCAGGCCATCGCGGGCATTCATCTGCGCCAGACCCAGGGAGATGGTTACGCCTGGCTGGGCGCCCAGCGGTGAATAGAAGGAGCCGATGCGCTCCAGGCTCTCGCGCAGGCGCTCGGCCACATCGGCAGCCTGCTGCAGCGCCAGCTCGGGCAGCAGCACCACGAATTCCTCGCCGCCGAAGCGCACCAGGCTGTCGCGGGCCCGCAGCTGGCGGCGCAGGGTGTGGGCGACCAGGCACAGGGCATAGTCACCGGCCAGGTGGCCGTGCTGGTCGTTGTAGTCCTTGAAGTGGTCGACATCGAGCATCAGCAGGCACAGCGGCTGCTTGTCGATCAGGCAGCGTGCCCGCTCGCGCTCGAACACGTGCTCCAGCCAGCGGCGGTTGAAGGCGCCAGTGAGCTTGTCGACGTTGGCGTTCTGCTCGCTGTTGATCAGCTGCCGGTTGCCCTGGCGCACGCGGTCGCAGAGCACCTTGAGCAGGTTGTGCATCATCTGCGGCGATTGCTGGAACAGCGAGCTGAGGGCGTCGCGGTGCAGGCGCAGCACGCTGCTGGGCTCGGTGGCGACCACGTAGGCGCTGGGGTGTTCGTTGTCGAGGAAGCTGATCTCGCCGGCGCAATCGCCCGGGCCCAGGGTGGTGACCGGCTGGTTGTCCAGCGAGCCGAGGTACACCTTGAGGCTGCCGGTGACGACTATATAAAGGTACTGGTTGCGGTCGAACGGCGAGAGCAGCACTTCGGCTGCGTCCAACTCGCAGGGGCGGAAGGCGTCGAGCAGGCGGTTGAGGCTACCGAGCGCGACGTTGTCGAACAGGCGCAGTTGGCGAATCTGCTGCAGGTCGGTTTGCCACTGGGCTGCCTTCATGGCATCAGCATCCTTGCTCGAAACGCTCAACGATTGGCATCGCCAACGCTCCCATGGGTCGATGACGGCGTTCGTGATAAACGAACGGGTCTCATTCGGCTGACAGTATCGCCCGCCAGCCGGGCTGACAATCGTCTTGCGTCGTGCCGACGACCGGCGGCGCGGGACTGTGAAGACTGTCACAGCTGCGCCGCCAGAACCCTCTTTATAGACGCTCTGCGAGCCAGGCGCCGATATCGGCGATTTGCTGCGGTAACACTTCGTGGGCCATCGAGTATTCCCGCCAGGTCGCGCTGACGCCGCGACCTTGCAGCCAGTCGTAGGCGGCGCGGCCCATGCTCGGCAGTACCACGCCATCCTGGGTGCCGTGCAGGCAGCAGACTGGTATGTCGCGCTGGATGTCGCTCAACTGCACCTCGTCCGAGAAGGTTGGCGAATAGGTCGAAAGCGCCAGAACGCCGCCCAGCGGACCCTGCCAGCGCAGGAACGCGGTGTGCAGCACCACGGCGCCGCCCTGGGAAAAACCGGCCAGAAAGATGCGCGCCGGGTCGATGCCGTCATCGCGCTGGACCTCGATCAGATCGATCACTTGCTGGGCCGACTGTTCGAGTTGCGCACGGTCGATGGCGCGGGCCGGGCTCATGGCCAGAATGTCGTACCAGCTGGGCATTTCCCAGCCACCGTTGATGGTTACCGGGCGAGTGGGGGCCTGGGGTAGCACGAAGCGGGTGGTGCGCAGCGAGCGTTGCAGAGCCTCGGCGACCGGCTGGAAGTCGAAACGGTCTGCACCCAGACCGTGCAGCCATATGACACAGGCGTCGGAGGGAAGTGGGGGCTGCAGTAGCAATGTGGTATCCATGTGTTGCTCCAATTTGGGGCTGGTGCGTTACTTTGGTGCGTGACTGTTTTTTGTCACTGTACTGATCCATGAACTAGATGTCGCAAGATTACAACTTTGCCCCCTTGACCTGTTTAACTCGCGGCGAAAACCGGTGGCTGGTATGGCCTTTGCTATAGAGCATTGGACTGATGTCGTCGGGCCAGTGTGGTAACACCGCGCTGGGCCGCGGAGCAGACGGGGAAAGCCGATTTGATGGGGTTTCCAAAAGGTTCGCCGGGCGCTGCATGCCCGTCGATATGCAAATTTGCGATCCGTCTCGGGCCCGTTCACCAACGGACTGGTGCAAGCATCGCTGACCTGCTCTCGAATGGGTCACGGTACTGGCGCCCAGGTCTGACCACCGGTCTACACTGTTGCTGCCAATAGTGACGACATGCCCCAAAAGGGTACGGCGATCAGGCTGAGACTCCAACACAACACAAGAACCGGAGAATGTTCAATGAAGATGGTTAAAACCACCCTGGCGATGTTGACCGCCGCCGCCGTTCTGGGCGCAGCTGGCATGGCTCACGCCGGTGCCACCCTGGACGCAGTTAAGAAGAAGGGCTTTGTACAGTGTGGCGTCAGTGACGGCCTGCCGGGTTTCTCGGTGCCGGATGCAAAGGGTAACTACCAGGGCATCGACGTCGACATCTGCCGCGGTGTGGCCGCAGCAGTTCTGGGCGACGCCAGCAAGGTCAAATACAGCCCGCTGACCGCCAAAGAGCGTTTCACCGCCATTCAGTCCGGCGAAGTCGACGTGCTGTCGCGTAACACCACCTGGACCAGCTCCCGCGACGGCGGCATGGGCCTGGTATTCACCGGCGTGACCTACTACGACGGTATCGGCTTCCTGGTGAACAAGAAGCTGGGCGTTGCCAGCGCCAAGGAACTGGATGGCGCGACCATCTGTATCCAGGCAGGCACCACCACCGAGCTGAACGTCTCCGACTACTTCCGCTCGAATGGCCTGAAATACACCCCGATCACCTTCGACACCTCCGACGAGAGCGCCAAGTCGCTGGAAGCCGGCCGTTGCGACGTGCTGACCTCCGACCAGTCGCAGCTGTACGCACAGCGCATCAAGCTGGGCTCCCCGGATGACTGGGTTGTACTGCCGGAAGTGATCTCCAAGGAGCCGCTGGGCCCGCTGGTTCGTCGTGGCGACGAAGACTGGATGGCTATCGTCAAGTGGACCCTGTTCGCCATGCTCAACGCCGAAGAGCTGGGCGTCGACTCCAAGAACGTCGAAGCCATGGCCAAGGAAACCAAGAACCCTGACGTAGCCCGTATGCTGGGCGCCGACGGCGAGTACGGCAAGGACCTGAAGCTGCCGAAAGACTGGGTCGTCCAGATCGTCAAGCAGGTCGGTAACTACGGCGAAGTCTTTGAGCGCAACATCGGCAAAGGCAGCGAGCTGAAAATCGAGCGTGGCCTCAACGCTCTGTGGAACAAAGGCGGTCTGCACTACGCTCCTCCAGTGCGTTGATTGACCTGTCGCCCGGCAGTGCACTGCCGGGCGATTTTCGTTCCGTTATACCTGGGGCATTCCCATGCAGAAAAACATTGGCGCACCGCAGGGGTTCTCCCTTAGCGATCCACGTGTGCGTGCCTGGCTATTCCAGATCATTACCGTTGTGGCCGTGGTCGCAATGGGCTGGTTCCTGTTCAGCAATACACAGACCAACCTGCAACACCGGGGCATCACCTCGGGCTTCGACTTCCTGGAGCGCAGTGCCGGCTTCGGCATCGCCCAGCACCTGATCAGCTACACCGAAGCGGACAGCTATGCCCGCGTCTTCGTCATCGGCCTGCTCAACACCCTGCTGGTGTCCTTCATCGGCATCGTGCTTGCCACCATCCTCGGCTTCATCATCGGTGTCGCGCGCCTGTCGCCGAACTGGATGATCAACAAGCTGGCGACCGTCTACATCGAAGTCTTCCGCAACATTCCGCCGTTGCTGCAGATTCTCTTCTGGTACTTCGCCGTGCTACTGCCGCTGCCCGGTCCGCGTGCCAGCATCAACCTGGGCGACAGCTTCTTCCTCAGCAACCGTGGCCTGAACATGCCGGCTGCCGAGGCGACCGGTGCATTCTGGCCATTCGTGGTCGGCCTCATCGTTACCCTGGTGGCCATCGTGATGATGACCCGCTGGGCCAACAAGCGCTTCGAAGCCACCGGCCAGCCGTTCCACAAGTTCTGGGTCGGCCTGGGCATGGCCATCGTCATCCCCACTCTGGTTGCGCTGATCTTCGGCAGCCCGCTGCACTGGACGGTGCCGGAGCTCAAGGGCTTCAACTTCGTCGGCGGCTGGGTGATGATTCCCGAACTGCTGGCGCTGACCGTTGCCCTGACTGTCTACACCGCCGCGTTCATCGCCGAAAACGTGCGTTCCGGGATCAACTCGGTCAGCCACGGCCAGACCGAAGCTGCCCGCTCCCTGGGTCTGCGCCCGGGCCCGACGCTGCGCAAGGTGATCATCCCGCAAGCGATGCGCGTGATCATTCCGCCGCTGACCAGTCAGTACCTGAACCTGGCGAAGAACTCGTCGCTGGCTGCCGGTATCGGCTACCCGGACATGGTGTCGCTATTCGCCGGTACCGTACTCAACCAGACAGGCCAGGCCATCGAGGTGATCGCCATCACCATGAGCGTCTACCTGGCGATCAGTATCAGCATTTCCCTGCTGATGAACTGGTACAACAAGCGCATCGCGCTGATCGAGCGGTGAGGACCTAGCGCAATGAGCACTCATACTTTCAAACCGGATCTGCCGCCACCCAGCGCCAGCGTTGGCGTGGTCGCCTGGATGCGCAGCAATCTGTTCTCCAGCTGGCTCAACACGCTGCTGACCCTGTTCGCCATCTACCTCGTCTGGCTGATGGTGCCGCCGCTGCTCAAGTGGGCGATCTTCGACGCCAACTGGGTAGGCACCACCCGCGCCGATTGCACCAAGGAGGGCGCCTGCTGGGTGTTCATCCAGTCGCGTTTCAGCCAGTTCATGTACGGCTTCTACCCCAGCGAATTGCGCTGGCGCGTGGACCTGACCGCCGTGCTGGCCATCGTTGGCGCAGCGCCGCTGTTTATTTCCAAGTTCCCGCGCAAGGCTGTCTATGGCATCGCCTTCCTGGTGATCTACCCGATCGTCGCCTGGTGCCTGCTGCACGGTGGCGTGTTCGGTCTGGATACCGTGCCGACCAGCCGTTGGGGCGGCCTGATGCTGACTCTGGTGATCGCCGCTGTCGGTATCGCCGGTGCGCTGCCGCTGGGCATCCTGCTGGCGCTGGGGCGTCGCTCCAACCTGCCGGCGGTGAAGGTGGTCTGCGTGACCTTCATCGAATTCTGGCGTGGTGTACCGCTGATCACCGTACTGTTCATGTCCTCGGTGATGCTGCCGCTGTTCCTGCCCGAGGGCATGAGCTTCGACAAGCTGATGCGTGCCCTGATCGGCGTGATCCTGTTCCAGTCGGCCTACATCGCCGAAGTGGTACGCGGTGGCCTGCAGGCGATTCCCAAGGGGCAATACGAAGCGGCCGGCGCCATGGGCCTGGGCTACTGGCGGATGATGGGTCTGGTGATCCTGCCGCAAGCGCTCAAGCTGGTGATTCCGGGCATCGTCAACACCTTCATCGCTCTGTTCAAGGACACCAGTCTGGTGATCATCATCGGCCTGTTCGACCTGCTCAACAGCGTCAAGCAGGCGGCCGCCGATCCGGCTTGGCTGGGTATGGCGACCGAAGGCTATGTGTTCGCCGCCCTGATTTTCTGGA is a genomic window containing:
- a CDS encoding amino acid ABC transporter permease yields the protein MQKNIGAPQGFSLSDPRVRAWLFQIITVVAVVAMGWFLFSNTQTNLQHRGITSGFDFLERSAGFGIAQHLISYTEADSYARVFVIGLLNTLLVSFIGIVLATILGFIIGVARLSPNWMINKLATVYIEVFRNIPPLLQILFWYFAVLLPLPGPRASINLGDSFFLSNRGLNMPAAEATGAFWPFVVGLIVTLVAIVMMTRWANKRFEATGQPFHKFWVGLGMAIVIPTLVALIFGSPLHWTVPELKGFNFVGGWVMIPELLALTVALTVYTAAFIAENVRSGINSVSHGQTEAARSLGLRPGPTLRKVIIPQAMRVIIPPLTSQYLNLAKNSSLAAGIGYPDMVSLFAGTVLNQTGQAIEVIAITMSVYLAISISISLLMNWYNKRIALIER
- a CDS encoding amino acid ABC transporter permease, giving the protein MSTHTFKPDLPPPSASVGVVAWMRSNLFSSWLNTLLTLFAIYLVWLMVPPLLKWAIFDANWVGTTRADCTKEGACWVFIQSRFSQFMYGFYPSELRWRVDLTAVLAIVGAAPLFISKFPRKAVYGIAFLVIYPIVAWCLLHGGVFGLDTVPTSRWGGLMLTLVIAAVGIAGALPLGILLALGRRSNLPAVKVVCVTFIEFWRGVPLITVLFMSSVMLPLFLPEGMSFDKLMRALIGVILFQSAYIAEVVRGGLQAIPKGQYEAAGAMGLGYWRMMGLVILPQALKLVIPGIVNTFIALFKDTSLVIIIGLFDLLNSVKQAAADPAWLGMATEGYVFAALIFWIFCFGMSRYSMHLERKLDTGHKR
- a CDS encoding alpha/beta hydrolase, with translation MDTTLLLQPPLPSDACVIWLHGLGADRFDFQPVAEALQRSLRTTRFVLPQAPTRPVTINGGWEMPSWYDILAMSPARAIDRAQLEQSAQQVIDLIEVQRDDGIDPARIFLAGFSQGGAVVLHTAFLRWQGPLGGVLALSTYSPTFSDEVQLSDIQRDIPVCCLHGTQDGVVLPSMGRAAYDWLQGRGVSATWREYSMAHEVLPQQIADIGAWLAERL
- a CDS encoding amino acid ABC transporter substrate-binding protein, whose amino-acid sequence is MKMVKTTLAMLTAAAVLGAAGMAHAGATLDAVKKKGFVQCGVSDGLPGFSVPDAKGNYQGIDVDICRGVAAAVLGDASKVKYSPLTAKERFTAIQSGEVDVLSRNTTWTSSRDGGMGLVFTGVTYYDGIGFLVNKKLGVASAKELDGATICIQAGTTTELNVSDYFRSNGLKYTPITFDTSDESAKSLEAGRCDVLTSDQSQLYAQRIKLGSPDDWVVLPEVISKEPLGPLVRRGDEDWMAIVKWTLFAMLNAEELGVDSKNVEAMAKETKNPDVARMLGADGEYGKDLKLPKDWVVQIVKQVGNYGEVFERNIGKGSELKIERGLNALWNKGGLHYAPPVR